GAATTTACCGCGTGGTGAAACACCGGTGTATGAGGAGTGGTGTGCCGTGACCATCTTTGCCCATCGGGGAGCATCCCGAAATGCTCCCGAGAACAGCCTTGCCGCCTTTCAGACTGCCCTGGACCAGGGTGCCTGCGCGATTGAACTGGACGTGCAGATGACCAGGGACCAGAAGCTGGTGGTGTGCCATGACCTCACCCTGGACCGGACAACGGACCGCAGGGGATATATCAAGGATCTTTCCCTGGAGGAGGTGCAGGAGGCCGATTGCGGAAGCTGGTTTCACGACGACTTTTCCGGCGAGCGGATTCCCTTGTTGCAGGAGGTGCTCCGCCGTGTTCCTCCCTCGGTGCTGGTGAACGTGGAGGTGAAAAATCATCCCTGCCACCAGGGAATTATCGAGGAGGCCCTGCTGGAACTGGTGGCCCGGGAAGGTCGGCAGGAGAGCGTGCTCTATTCCTCCTTCGACCATCGAGTTTTGCAACAGATCCACCGCCTCGATCCGTCAGCAAAAATCGGGGCGCTTTTCTACGCGAATATCCTGGAGCCCTGGCAGTATCTGGAAGACCAGGGAATTGTGCCGTTCAGTCTTCACTGGGCCGAAGAATACGTGAGTCAGGAGCTGATTCAGGGCGCGCACCAGCGGGGATTGAAGGTTTTTGCCTATACCGTCAACCAGGGTGATCGTACCCGGGAGCTGGCCTCGCTGGGTCTGGACGGAATCTTTTCCGATCTTCCCCGGGAGATGGCTGGTTCCCTGGATGGGGGGCGGTAGCGATGGCGGGCAGTAGTAATGGAAGCGTGTCTTCAAAGAAGTTTTTCGATACATCACACACAATAAAAGGAGAGTCTAATTTTGTTGGATGCATTTAAAGGACCGAAGGTTGATAAAGTTGTTTTTATCCCTTCTGTAGCGATTACGCTGTTTCTGGCGGTCTATTTCGTGATCAATCCCGAGGACAGTCTGTTGAAACTCAGCGCTGTCTTTACCTACATGACCGATGATCTGGGCTGGACCTACGTATGGTTCACTCTGGCGGCCTTCGCCAGTGCGCTCTACCTGATTTTCGGAAAATACGGAAAACGCAAGCTTGGAGACGAGCATGACAAGCCCGATTTTTCCACCTTTTCCTGGATCGGTATGATTTTTACCGCCAGCACCGGTTCGTCCCTGCTCTACTGGGGCATGATCGAGTGGATCTATTTCTGGAAATCTCCCCCTCTGGGAGCAGAAGCGGGTTCCTGGCAGGCTGCCGAGTTGGCCTCGGCCTACGGTATGTTCC
This genomic window from Alkalispirochaeta americana contains:
- a CDS encoding glycerophosphodiester phosphodiesterase, producing MTIFAHRGASRNAPENSLAAFQTALDQGACAIELDVQMTRDQKLVVCHDLTLDRTTDRRGYIKDLSLEEVQEADCGSWFHDDFSGERIPLLQEVLRRVPPSVLVNVEVKNHPCHQGIIEEALLELVAREGRQESVLYSSFDHRVLQQIHRLDPSAKIGALFYANILEPWQYLEDQGIVPFSLHWAEEYVSQELIQGAHQRGLKVFAYTVNQGDRTRELASLGLDGIFSDLPREMAGSLDGGR